Proteins encoded within one genomic window of Aspergillus nidulans FGSC A4 chromosome VII:
- a CDS encoding uncharacterized protein (transcript_id=CADANIAT00009079), whose protein sequence is MAVEKYRRRKTRIAFRHKEVYVIRLIQSLRDQHYLLVSDIRLTLNGAGVNYDTLSTDRLPALFRDHNIAESVKDYLGSDSHVYFQAVDRCHSVLSALMRRIKGLESASDLDSLVRTYGGQCQLPENIRFPVKRDELDKQIQDLDSATMMLRRISDNMAALRVQISLQTKSRQISRYTWALNTVRNHAKRLYSAVAAAYPSHCHSCHEARLVLRSRSYFLERAEEGKHWKDSTFTVMLSPVTSASGPMNLYRTDIKVVKGDDGPDEQITQRTAYSKVVIQQPTPPTKAEPRLTAMDDLCEFIRRARDGRAAFCLQVSEGNRLMYYYPQASVHSNSMHLAADSDGFVTLEQLLKEPDASWLPNHRIALSLTIASSLLQLVSTPWLRSPLTSSSVWFSRSAVLSAMLDLSSIPESFVEEQICRTTATGAACAESGVKECMLELGILLLEIAHWNTIDEYGKDAQNKGLLASATRYDLAKAWMDESRYLILKVHWDLIMRCIENTFATSGPDLRWDDLIFRKSVAELVVKPLQENCIHHLR, encoded by the exons ATGGCCGTCGAGAAGTATCGGAGAAGGAAAACTCGTATTGCCTTTCGACACAAGGAGGTCTATGTCATACGCTTGATACAGTCTCTCAGAGACCAGCACTACCTCCTCGTCAGTGACATCAGATTGACCTTGAATGGTGCTGGCGTGAACTACGATACGTTGTCCACAGACCGACTTCCAGCGCTCTTCCGCGACCACAATATCGCGGAATCAGTCAAAGATTATCTGGGAAGCGACTCTCATGTGTACTTCCAGGCCGTGGATAGGTGTCACTCTGTGCTCAGCGCGCTGATGAGAAGGATCAAAGGTCTCGAATCGGCCTCG GACCTGGACAGCCTTGTGAGAACCTACGGAGGCCAGTGCCAACTGCCAGAGAATATCCGGTTTCCCGTCAAGCGAGACGAGCTAGATAAACAGATACAGGATCTGGACAGTGCGACTATGATGCTGAGGAGAATCAGTGACAACATGGCGGCGCTGAGAGTCCAAATTTCCCTGCAAACCAAGTCGAGACAGATTTCGAGATACACTTGGGCGTTGAACACCGTCCGCAACCACGCGAAGCGCCTCTACTCGGCGGTGGCAGCGGCCTATCCAAGCCATTGTCATTCCTGCCACGAAGCGCGACTGGTTCTCCGAAGTCGATCGTATTTTCTCGAACGGGCCGAGGAAGGGAAGCACTGGAAAGATTCCACCTTCACAGTGATGCTCTCTCCAGTGACATCGGCTTCAGGTCCCATGAATCTGTACCGGACGGATATAAAAGTGGTGAAGGGCGATGACGGCCCGGATGAGCA GATTACGCAGAGAACGGCGTACAGCAAGGTAGTCATTCAACAACCCACTCCACCAACAAAAGCCGAACCCCGCCTTACCGCGATGGATGACCTGTGCGAGTTTATACGGCGCGCCAGAGATGGAAGGGCGGCATTCTGCTTGCAGGTCTCGGAAGGAAACCGCCTGATGTACTATTACCCACAGGCCTCCGTCCACAGCAATTCAATGCACCTCGCGGCGGATTCGGACGGGTTTGTGAccctggagcagctgctgaaagAACCGGACGCGTCATGGCTACCGAACCATCGGATAGCCCTTTCGCTAACTATTGCGTCTTCACTGCTTCAACTTGTCTCAACGCCGTGGCTTCGCTCACCTCTGACCAGCAGCTCTGTGTGGTTCTCTAGGAGCGCCGTACTCTCTGCCATGTTGGACCTTTCATCCATTCCGGAGTCGTTCGTGGAAGAACAGATTTGCAGAACTACCGCAACAGGTGCAGCATGTGCTGAATCTGGAGTTAAAGAGTGCATGCTCGAGCTTGGGATTTTGTTGCTGGAAATAGCGCATTGGAATACAATAGACGAATATGGGAAAGACGCGCAGAACAAGGGTCTGCTGGCTAGCGCAACTCGATACGACTTGGCCAAAGCCTGGATGGACGAGAGCAGGTATCTGATCCTCAAGGTTCACTGGGATCTGATTATGAGGTGCATAGAGAACACTTTTGCGACCAGCGGCCCAGACCTGCGTTGGGATGATCTTATCTTCCGCAAGTCGGTTGCAGAATTAGTGGTCAAGCCTCTACAGGAGAACTGTATCCACCATCTCCGGTAG
- a CDS encoding uncharacterized protein (transcript_id=CADANIAT00009080) — MNTNHLRRFLNEAQRFDIWASNLGVFHDGHSSLDYRFRDSSPLFEYTSNLLYDLSEALSAFALQVAPGPHSQEAIVDDFDDLTLSDDESEDFSSYQEGSLPDQYLTNISTTVNRLYALSFRVRNPKMRTGLSKALSYKEVDSETGVDLMEAYMERDSRRLEELFRTWRVGDEAGPQFMVERLARANMNRRKQFRYWERRKIKYQYYHNVATGCRWLRELETTSIQRNTRPSEPSTATSPNTSVILETESTVSTDTFVVTSGGTFDPLELPAPPVVDADSPEFECPYCFTICAEETARPHAWRRHILRDLRPYICTFKNCKDADQQYDTFTDWASHESSSHGIQPTATRTCPICTRADSTAHHIASHLRHIACFVFSGNTKATNTDQDAAGHSNSANIGSIDWDSGSEDSDFDDEWAAHTKTIHLDLTACGFGVTRIQLRPEDVVETTVFKYTDPNGHPIPLDYDSLYNDIIVHVDFVRDATISGTPATVDMLGVWIPCEPSITQCSHLEPQDNRARDDPVPPQPAIFAILWHESPSYGSAARSSVLERGPQYIGRFGEPIYSTIRRMVVFRKIEQVSWCFAITTYGGRGLKKSGLNPSQHVVLYERGTTPIIRTDEPPMTMGPLPVVLAAETGRLDSMSRLNFGKIYTVEHNACSSPDILFFWGAEQRNIVAGLCNPQTLKFTLS; from the exons ATGAATACGAATCATCTGCGACGGTTTCTCAACGAGGCTCAACGGTTCGACATATGGGCATCAAACCTGGGTGTTTTCCACGATGGGCACAGCTCACTCGACTACCGGTTTCGAGACTCATCCCCATTGTTTGAGTACACATCTAACCTGTTATACGACCTCAGTGAAGCCCTGTCTGCTT TCGCCCTGCAGGTTGCGCCAGGACCCCATTCCCAGGAGGCAATTGTTGATGATTTTGATGATCTAACCCTGAGTGATGACGAGTCCGAAGACTTTTCATCCTATCAGGAGGGGTCATTGCCCGACCAGTATCTGACAAATATCTCTACCACGGTCAATCGGCTTTACGCACTCTCGTTCAGGGTCCGCAATCCCAAAATGCGAACTGGGCTCTCAAAGGCGTTGTCCTATAAAGAGGTGGATAGTGAGACGGGTGTTGATCTGATGGAAGCATATATGGAAAGAGATTCCCGTCGCCTAGAGGAGCTCTTTCGAACCTGGAGAGTAGGCGATGAGGCTGGTCCTCAGTTTATGGTCGAGCGCCTGGCGAGAGCCAATATGAATCGCAGAAAACAGTTCAGATACTGGGAGAGGCGGAAAATTAAATACCAATATTATCACAACGTCGCGACTGGTTGTCGCTGGTTGAGGGAGCTAGAAACGACTTCCATCCAGAGGAACACTCGGCCTTCTGAGCCGTCTACTGCCACCAGTCCAAACACATCGGTCATACTAGAGACTGAGTCGACAGTGTCAACGGATACTTTTGTTGTCACTTCCGGTGGCACCTTTGATCCTCTTGAACTTCCAGCCCCTCCAGTGGTGGACGCTGACAGTCCCGAGTTTGAATGCCCCTACTGCTTTACCATCTGTGCAGAGGAGACAGCGAGACCCCATGCATGGAG GAGACATATTCTGCGCGACCTTCGACCGTATATTTGCACGTTCAAGAATTGCAAGGATGCCGACCAACAATATGATACCTTCACTGATTGGGCATCCCATGAGTCATCCAGCCATGGCATTCAACCTACAGCAACACGAACCTGTCCGATATGTACACGCGCAGACTCAACAGCTCACCACATTGCAAGCCATTTACGGCACATTGCTTGTTTTGTCTTTTCTGGTAACACGAAAGCCACTAATACCGACCAGGATGCAGCGGGACACTCCAACAGTGCCAATATTGGGTCTATAGACTGGGACAGCGGTTCGGAAGACTCTGATTTTGACGATGAATGGGCAGCACATACAAAGACAATACACCTGGACCTCACTGCGTGTGGGTTTGGTGTCACGCGTATACAGCTCCGTCCCGAGGACGTGGTGGAAACG ACTGTCTTCAAATACACAGACCCGAATGGGCACCCGATTCCCCTGGACTACGACAGTCTCTATAATGATATAATAGTCCACGTCGATTTTGTAAGAGATGCAACGATCAGCGGG ACTCCTGCAACTGTGGATATGCTCGGGGTATGGATACCCTGTGAACCTTCGATTACTCAATGCTCACATTTGGAGCCACAGGATAATAGAGCAAGGGACGATCCAGTGCCACCTCAGCCGGCC ATTTTTGCAATCTTGTGGCATGAGAGCCCTAGTTATGGCTCGGCTGCCCGTTCTTCTGTCTTGGAGCGAGGCCCACAGTATATCGGGAGGTTCGGGGAACCTATATACAGCACCATCCGCCGCATGGTGGTGTTCAGGAAAATAGAGCAAGTTTCATGGTGCTT CGCAATCACTACGTATGGAGGACGGGGGTTGAAGAAGTCTGGCCTCAATCCGTCACAGCATGTTGTGCTCTATGAACGCGGGACAACGCCAATTATTAGGACGGATGAGCCACCTATGACCATGGGGCCATTGCCAGTAGTTCTGGCAGCTGAAACTGGAAGACTTGATTCGATGTCGAGGCTCAACTTTGGCAAGATTTATACTGTCGAGCACAAT GCTTGTTCTAGTCCTGATATCCTCTTTTTCTGGGGTGCTGAGCAACGCAACATCGTTGCCGGGCTCTGCAACCCACAGACTCTGAAGTTTACTCTCTCATGA
- a CDS encoding putative NAD binding Rossmann fold oxidoreductase (transcript_id=CADANIAT00009081), translated as MSPKKLQVGAAGLGRMGKRHALNFLNRAPRAELVAAFSPDPEEVQWAKQHLEPYGVTLYTNYEDMISHPGLQAVVIGTATSVHAEEAIKAMERDLHVLCEKPLSINVDICNEVVAAAKKRPHLKVMCGFSRRFDESYRAAYRKVENGLIGRPSILRSQTCDKHDPSGFYVEYASWSGGVFVDMAVHDIDLTLWFFGSDIIPKSISAYGITAVTPDLKKYNDFDNAVGVVEFYGGKIAYFYCSRMMAHGQEDVTEIIGTEGKLSVNLNPANDLVNYYHAGGITREVPATYWGRFEQAFVKETNEFVAACLDDTPLPMKLSNAVKAVQIGAWLQEALVTGRQIKFDETGRRVESARI; from the exons ATGTCCCCCAAAAAACTGCAAGTCGGCGCCGCTGGCCTCGGCCGCATGGGCAAACGCCATGCCCTGAACTTCCTCAACCGCGCCCCGCGCGCTGAGCTAGTTGCTGCGTTCTCCCCTGATCCTGAGGAGGTCCAATGGGCAAAGCAGCATCTCGAGCCGTACGGCGTTACGCTGTACACCAACTACGAGGACATGATCAGTCATCCGGGTCTCCAGGCTGTTGTGATCGGGACTGCGACGTCAGTCCATGCAGAGGAGGCAATCAAGGCTATGGAGAGGGATCTCCATGTCCTTTGCGAGAAGCCGTTGAGTATCAATGTTGATATT TGTAATGAGGTCGttgcagcagcaaagaaacGGCCACACCTCAAGGTGATGTGCGGATTCTCTCGGCGCTTCGACGAGTCCTACCGAGCCGCCTACAGAAAGGTTGAAAACGGCCTCATTGGACGCCCGTCTATCCTGCGCTCCCAGACGTGCGACAAGCACGACCCATCCGGGTTTTATGTCGAGTACGCCTCTTGGTCTGGCGGCGTCTTTGTCGACATGGCCGTGCACGACATCGACCTGACACTTTGGTTCTTCGGGTCTGATATTATCCCCAAGTCCATCTCCGCGTACGGAATCACGGCGGTGACGCCTGATCTGAAGAAATACAATGACTTCGACAACGCCGTCGGCGTCGTCGAGTTTTACGGCGGAAAAATCGCGTACTTCTACTGTTCAAGGATGATGGCGCACGGACAGGAAGACGTGACGGAGATTATTGGGACGGAAGGGAAACTCTCCGTGAACTTGAACCCGGCCAATGACTTGGTCAATTACTACCATGCTGGTGGGATTACACGTGAAGTCCCTGCGACCTACTGGGGCCGCTTCGAGCAGGCATTTGTGAAAGAAACGAATGAATTTGTGGCCGCTTGTCTGGACGATACGCCTCTTCCCATGAAGCTGAGCAACGCGGTCAAGGCGGTGCAGATTGGTGCTTGGTTGCAGGAGGCACTCGTTACTGGGAGACAGATCAAGTTTGATGAGACAGGAAGGAGGGTGGAGAGTGCGAGGATCTAG
- a CDS encoding uncharacterized protein (transcript_id=CADANIAT00009082): MFALAESFFPLPDSVKATVPWNPNNVGWEKKGQVRPSTGKPDQKESYKLQFGENVDGLWLDDQYLTGFRETCLAFMHQIQEVSELLMRCFARGLGFLDDFFIKAHDISRPKAQTTCRLLHYSALPPPSESPAGAGAEGQPYLSAGAHVDWDFLTLLFQKEGQSGLETCPRRESVTEFGIGDEWTKIEPRTGEIPCKDAVIQGPLKKYPPVTGEEFNANAMERNFKALQEKLKVLKS; encoded by the exons ATGTTCGCTCTCGCTGAGTCTTTTTTCCCACTACCCGATTCCGTCAAAGCAACGGTCCCCTGGAACCCCAACAACGTcggctgggagaagaagggccAGGTGCGGCCGTCGACTGGCAAACCCGACCAGAAGGAGTCATACAAGCTGCAGTTTGGCGAGAATGTGGACGGGCTGTGGCTGGACGATCAGTATCTGACCGGGTTCAGAGAGACGTGCCTGGCATTCATGCATCAGATACAAGAGGTTTCAGAACTCCTGATGCGTTGTTTCGCACGCGGACTGGGCTTCCTAgatgatttcttcatcaAAGCACACGATATCTCGAGGCCGAAAGCACAGACAACATGCCGATTGCTGCACTACTCTGCCCTCCCGCCGCCGTCCGAGTCACCGGCAGGGGCAGGTGCAGAAGGCCAGCCCTACCTCAGCGCGGGCGCGCACGTCGACTGGgacttcctcaccctcctcttccagaaaGAGGGTCAGTCGGGCCTGGAGACCTGCCCGAGACGGGAGAGCGTCACTGAATTCGGGATTGGAGACGAATGGACCAAGATCGAGCCAAGGACGGGCGAGATC cCGTGCAAGGATGCGGTGATTCAGGGGCCTTTGAAGAAGTATCCGCCGGTCACAGGCGAAGAGTTCAATGCTAATGCAATGGAGAGGAATTTCAAGGCGTTGCAGGAGAAACTGAAGGTTTTAAAGAGTTAA